Proteins encoded in a region of the Streptomyces sp. NBC_01298 genome:
- a CDS encoding NAD-dependent epimerase/dehydratase family protein — MSSVRGKRILVTGGAGTIGSHLVDLLVDNGAREIVVLDNFVRGRRANLARALPSGVVDLVEGDIRDIAAVRKATEGADFVFHLAAIRITQCAEEPRLANEVMVDGTFNVLEAAAAAGVGKVIASSSASVYGMAESFPTTERHHAYNNDTFYGAAKAFNEGVLRSFHAMYGLDYVALRYFNVYGPRMDIHGLYTEVLIRWMERIAAGEPPLILGDGTQTMDFVDVRDIARANLLAAESDLTDEVFNVASGSETSLLDLANGLLEAMGAEGLAPEHGPARAVNGVTRRLADTSQAAERLGFTAGIDLRSGLRDLVDWWRAERAADAEAAAVEAGR; from the coding sequence TTGAGCAGCGTACGAGGCAAGAGGATTCTGGTCACCGGCGGAGCGGGCACGATCGGCTCGCACCTGGTGGACCTGCTGGTGGACAACGGGGCACGCGAGATCGTCGTGCTCGACAACTTCGTACGGGGACGCCGCGCCAACCTGGCCCGCGCCCTGCCCAGCGGGGTCGTGGACCTGGTCGAGGGCGACATCCGGGACATAGCCGCCGTCCGCAAGGCGACCGAGGGGGCCGACTTCGTCTTCCACCTGGCGGCGATCCGGATCACCCAGTGCGCCGAGGAGCCGCGGCTGGCCAACGAGGTGATGGTCGACGGGACGTTCAACGTGCTGGAGGCCGCCGCGGCCGCCGGCGTGGGCAAGGTCATCGCCTCGTCCTCGGCCTCGGTCTACGGGATGGCCGAGTCCTTCCCGACCACCGAGCGCCACCACGCGTACAACAACGACACCTTCTACGGGGCCGCGAAGGCCTTCAACGAGGGCGTGCTGCGCAGTTTCCACGCCATGTACGGGCTGGACTACGTCGCGCTGCGCTACTTCAACGTGTACGGCCCCCGGATGGACATCCACGGGCTGTACACCGAGGTGCTGATCCGGTGGATGGAGCGGATCGCCGCGGGCGAGCCGCCGCTGATTCTCGGCGACGGCACCCAGACCATGGACTTCGTCGACGTCCGGGACATCGCCAGGGCCAACCTGCTGGCCGCCGAATCGGACCTGACCGACGAGGTGTTCAACGTCGCGAGCGGCTCCGAGACCAGCCTCCTCGACCTGGCGAACGGGCTCCTGGAGGCCATGGGCGCCGAGGGCCTGGCGCCGGAGCACGGACCGGCCCGCGCCGTGAACGGGGTGACCCGCCGGCTCGCGGACACCTCGCAGGCCGCCGAGCGCCTCGGCTTCACGGCCGGGATCGACCTGCGCAGCGGGCTGCGGGACCTGGTCGACTGGTGGCGGGCCGAACGCGCGGCCGACGCGGAAGCCGCCGCGGTGGAGGCCGGCCGATGA
- a CDS encoding DegT/DnrJ/EryC1/StrS family aminotransferase: MNQIPLVDLKAAHAEVADELRAGFDRVLADTAFIGGEEVRAFEREYAAFAGVGHCVGVANGTDALELALRASGVGVGDEVVLPANTFIATAGAVARIGARPVLADCLPDTLLLDPRAALDAVTKATRAVVPVHLYGQCADTAALAAALPAHAKLVEDAAQSQGASREGRTPGSGGIAATSFYPGKNLGAYGDAGAVVTDDEESADLVRALANHGGVAKYRHDVAGFNSRLDGLQAVVLRAKLARLADGNEARRAAAARYDGLLADLAATGRLTLPVTAPGNVHVWHLYVIRVSCADRDAVVGKLNAEGIGAGVHYPAPVHLTPAFAHLGHGRGAFPHAELAADRMLSLPLFPQITAAQQQRVVDALSAALR, encoded by the coding sequence ATGAACCAGATACCGCTCGTGGACCTGAAGGCAGCGCACGCCGAGGTCGCGGACGAATTACGTGCGGGATTCGACCGCGTCCTGGCCGACACCGCCTTCATCGGCGGCGAGGAGGTCCGGGCCTTCGAGCGCGAGTACGCGGCCTTCGCCGGGGTCGGACACTGCGTCGGCGTGGCCAACGGCACCGACGCCCTGGAACTGGCCCTGAGGGCGAGCGGCGTGGGCGTCGGCGACGAGGTCGTGCTGCCCGCGAACACCTTCATCGCCACCGCCGGGGCCGTCGCCCGGATCGGCGCCCGGCCGGTGCTGGCCGACTGCCTCCCCGACACCCTGCTGCTGGACCCGCGGGCCGCGCTCGACGCGGTCACCAAGGCCACCCGCGCGGTGGTCCCCGTCCACCTGTACGGGCAGTGCGCCGACACCGCCGCGCTCGCCGCGGCCCTGCCCGCGCACGCCAAGCTCGTCGAGGACGCCGCGCAGAGCCAGGGAGCCTCCCGCGAGGGCCGCACCCCCGGCAGCGGCGGGATCGCGGCGACCAGCTTCTACCCGGGCAAGAACCTCGGCGCCTACGGGGACGCGGGCGCGGTGGTGACCGACGACGAGGAGAGCGCCGACCTGGTCCGGGCGCTGGCCAACCACGGCGGCGTCGCCAAGTACCGGCACGACGTGGCCGGTTTCAACAGCAGGCTCGACGGTCTGCAAGCCGTCGTGCTGCGGGCCAAGCTGGCCCGGCTCGCCGACGGGAACGAGGCCCGCCGGGCCGCCGCCGCCCGCTACGACGGGCTGCTCGCGGACCTGGCGGCCACCGGACGGCTCACCCTGCCGGTCACGGCGCCGGGCAACGTCCACGTATGGCACCTGTACGTCATCCGGGTCAGCTGCGCGGACCGCGACGCGGTCGTCGGCAAGCTCAACGCGGAGGGCATCGGCGCCGGCGTGCACTATCCGGCCCCGGTCCACCTCACCCCGGCCTTCGCCCACCTCGGCCACGGCCGCGGGGCCTTCCCGCACGCCGAGCTGGCCGCCGACCGGATGCTGTCCCTCCCGCTCTTCCCGCAGATCACCGCCGCCCAACAGCAGCGGGTCGTGGACGCGCTCTCAGCAGCGCTGCGCTGA
- a CDS encoding MFS transporter, which translates to MYLADRSAPEDAKASADGSPVRGPAVASTVLALGSVSLITDVSSEMVTAVLPLYLVAGLGLSPLGFGALDGLYNGVSALVQLTGGHLADRIRNHKLIAGIGYGLSAVCKPLLLLAHSLGPVALILALERTGKGLRTAPRDALISLSTPPESQGRAFGVHRAMDTTGALLGPLAAFFVLSLTVDGYDAVFGVSACVAALGVVVLLLFVPSGAEPRPARPKSAAPPAPVPAPREAAPLEEAAAPKPDAVNLRDALGLLRLPRLRALAGCAALLGLTTVSDAFLYLLLQDRTGIGERWFPLLPLGTAAVFLLLAVPAGALADRVGRRTVFLAGHALLLAGYGLLLWAPGLPALPYLVLALHGMFYAATDGVLPAAVAATVPAKLRATGIALVGTGQALSRFGCSLAFGAAWTVLGSGPALAAAAAGLCCCAAVAGFVLRPTAPDGAAAGAPHPRSSRGNR; encoded by the coding sequence ATGTACCTCGCGGACCGCTCCGCGCCCGAGGACGCGAAGGCCAGCGCCGACGGATCCCCCGTCCGCGGACCCGCGGTCGCCTCGACCGTTCTCGCACTGGGCTCGGTCAGCCTGATCACCGATGTCTCCTCCGAGATGGTCACCGCCGTCCTGCCGCTCTACCTCGTCGCCGGACTGGGCCTGAGCCCGCTCGGATTCGGCGCGCTCGACGGCCTGTACAACGGGGTCAGCGCACTGGTGCAGCTGACCGGCGGCCACCTCGCCGACCGGATCCGCAACCACAAGCTGATCGCCGGCATCGGCTACGGACTCTCCGCCGTCTGCAAGCCGCTGCTGCTGCTCGCCCACAGCCTCGGCCCGGTGGCGCTGATCCTGGCCCTGGAACGCACCGGCAAGGGCCTGCGCACCGCCCCGCGCGACGCGCTCATCTCCCTGTCCACGCCGCCCGAGTCGCAGGGGCGGGCCTTCGGGGTGCACCGCGCCATGGACACCACCGGGGCCCTGCTCGGGCCGCTCGCCGCGTTCTTCGTCCTGAGCCTGACGGTCGACGGGTACGACGCCGTCTTCGGGGTCAGCGCCTGCGTGGCCGCCCTGGGTGTCGTGGTGCTCCTGCTGTTCGTCCCGTCCGGCGCCGAGCCGCGGCCGGCCCGGCCGAAGTCCGCCGCACCCCCGGCGCCCGTACCGGCCCCACGGGAGGCCGCTCCCCTCGAGGAAGCCGCCGCCCCGAAGCCGGACGCGGTGAACCTGCGCGACGCGCTGGGCCTGCTGCGGCTGCCCCGGCTCCGCGCCCTGGCGGGCTGCGCCGCCCTGCTCGGACTCACCACCGTCAGCGACGCCTTCCTGTACCTGCTGCTCCAGGACCGCACCGGCATCGGCGAGCGCTGGTTCCCGCTGCTCCCCCTGGGCACCGCGGCCGTCTTCCTGCTGCTGGCCGTCCCGGCGGGCGCCCTCGCGGACCGCGTCGGGCGCCGCACCGTGTTCCTCGCCGGGCACGCCCTCCTGCTGGCCGGCTACGGGCTTCTCCTGTGGGCCCCCGGGCTGCCCGCGCTCCCCTACCTGGTCCTCGCCCTGCACGGCATGTTCTACGCCGCCACCGACGGGGTGCTGCCCGCCGCCGTCGCCGCGACCGTCCCCGCGAAGCTGCGGGCCACCGGCATCGCTCTCGTCGGTACCGGCCAGGCCCTGTCCCGGTTCGGCTGCTCACTGGCCTTCGGCGCCGCGTGGACGGTCCTGGGTTCGGGCCCGGCGCTCGCCGCCGCCGCGGCCGGCCTGTGCTGCTGCGCGGCCGTCGCCGGTTTCGTACTCCGCCCCACGGCCCCGGACGGCGCTGCCGCCGGGGCCCCGCACCCCCGAAGCTCCCGAGGAAATCGATGA
- a CDS encoding DegT/DnrJ/EryC1/StrS family aminotransferase → MSAQDAGAAPAPAPARIPVMIPWLGEDEARAAADAVLSGWVAQGPRVAEFERAFAERVGAEHGIAVSSCTTALHLSLIALDLAPGDEVVVPSLSFIATANAVRYVGAHPVFADVEEATGNLTAATVDAVRTPRTKAVIAVHQGGVPADVHALRAACADWGIALVEDAACGIGATVGGKSVGQGALLAAWSFHPRKVITTGEGGMVTTDDAAWAERLRRLREHGMNVSAAQRHASSKPIAESYLEVGYNYRMTDIQAAVGLVQLGKLDEIVARRRFLAARYGQLLAGVPGLTPVRDPGHGEGNFQSYWVLLAEDFPIGRDELLAVLAEAGISARRGIMASHLEPAYAGHGAAALPVTERITRDSLILPLFHTMTEEQQDRVVTVLRERADGG, encoded by the coding sequence ATGAGCGCCCAGGACGCCGGAGCCGCCCCGGCCCCCGCCCCCGCCCGCATCCCCGTCATGATCCCGTGGCTCGGTGAGGACGAGGCGCGGGCCGCCGCCGACGCGGTCCTGTCCGGCTGGGTGGCCCAGGGACCCCGGGTCGCCGAGTTCGAACGGGCCTTCGCCGAGCGGGTGGGCGCGGAGCACGGCATCGCGGTGAGCTCGTGCACCACCGCCCTGCACCTCTCGCTGATCGCGCTGGACCTCGCGCCGGGCGACGAGGTCGTCGTCCCCTCGCTGTCCTTCATCGCCACGGCCAACGCGGTGCGCTACGTGGGCGCCCACCCGGTGTTCGCGGACGTCGAGGAGGCCACCGGCAACCTGACCGCGGCCACCGTGGACGCCGTCCGTACCCCGCGCACCAAGGCGGTCATCGCCGTCCACCAGGGCGGGGTGCCGGCCGACGTGCACGCGCTGCGCGCGGCCTGCGCCGACTGGGGCATCGCCCTGGTGGAGGACGCCGCCTGCGGGATCGGCGCCACCGTCGGCGGCAAGTCGGTCGGCCAGGGGGCGCTGCTGGCCGCCTGGTCCTTCCACCCGCGCAAGGTGATCACCACCGGTGAGGGCGGCATGGTGACCACGGACGACGCCGCCTGGGCCGAGCGGCTGCGCCGCCTGCGCGAGCACGGCATGAACGTGTCCGCGGCGCAGCGGCACGCGAGCAGCAAGCCGATCGCCGAGAGCTACCTGGAGGTCGGCTACAACTACCGGATGACCGACATCCAGGCCGCGGTGGGCCTGGTGCAACTGGGCAAACTGGACGAGATCGTGGCCCGCAGGCGCTTCCTCGCCGCCCGGTACGGGCAGCTCCTCGCCGGTGTCCCCGGCCTGACCCCGGTCCGGGACCCCGGCCACGGCGAGGGCAACTTCCAGTCGTACTGGGTGCTCCTGGCCGAGGACTTCCCCATCGGCCGCGACGAGCTGCTCGCGGTGCTGGCCGAGGCCGGAATCTCGGCCCGGCGCGGGATCATGGCCTCCCACCTGGAGCCGGCGTACGCCGGTCACGGTGCGGCGGCGCTGCCGGTGACCGAGCGGATCACCCGCGACTCGCTGATCCTGCCGCTGTTCCACACCATGACGGAGGAGCAGCAGGACCGGGTGGTGACGGTGCTGCGCGAACGGGCCGACGGCGGATGA
- a CDS encoding glycosyltransferase, which yields MTSIVIPAHNEGRVIGRLLDALLSDPSGTPASGTDIVVVCNGCTDDTAAVAASRGPRVRVVEIPTPSKHTALRVGDEHARGFPRLYVDADVVVGAADVRALADALAGSPALLAAAPGRDIPLGACAWPVRTYYRVWQLLPAVREGLFGRGVIAVSEPGHARLAALPPLMADDLAASLAFAPGERRVVESARVVVLPPRTWGDLIKRRVRAATSSAELERFQAARASGPQETPPSARTGTGDLRALLRAQPRLLPGVVVFVVAALAARRGSRKAISSGDFSTWLRDESSRQG from the coding sequence GTGACCAGCATCGTGATCCCGGCCCACAACGAGGGCCGGGTCATCGGCCGGCTCCTCGACGCGCTCCTGTCCGATCCGTCCGGAACTCCGGCCTCCGGGACCGACATCGTCGTGGTGTGCAACGGCTGTACGGACGACACCGCCGCGGTGGCCGCGTCGCGGGGTCCCCGCGTACGGGTCGTCGAGATACCGACTCCCTCCAAACACACGGCACTTCGGGTGGGAGACGAGCACGCTCGCGGCTTCCCCCGCCTCTACGTGGACGCCGACGTGGTGGTCGGCGCGGCCGATGTACGGGCCCTTGCCGACGCCCTCGCCGGCAGCCCGGCCCTCCTGGCCGCGGCCCCCGGCCGGGACATTCCGCTTGGCGCCTGCGCCTGGCCCGTCCGGACGTACTACCGGGTCTGGCAACTACTCCCGGCCGTCCGCGAGGGGCTGTTCGGGCGGGGGGTCATCGCGGTGTCCGAACCGGGGCACGCCCGGCTCGCGGCCCTGCCGCCGCTGATGGCCGACGATCTGGCCGCGTCCCTGGCCTTCGCGCCGGGTGAGCGGCGGGTGGTGGAGTCGGCCAGGGTCGTGGTGCTGCCGCCGCGCACCTGGGGCGACCTGATCAAACGCCGGGTACGGGCGGCCACTTCCTCCGCCGAACTGGAGCGCTTCCAGGCCGCGCGGGCGTCCGGACCGCAGGAGACCCCGCCGTCGGCACGCACCGGCACGGGAGACCTGCGGGCGCTGCTCCGGGCCCAGCCCCGGCTGCTCCCCGGGGTGGTGGTGTTCGTCGTGGCCGCCCTCGCGGCCCGCCGGGGGTCCCGCAAGGCCATCAGCAGCGGGGACTTCTCGACCTGGCTGCGCGACGAGAGCAGCCGCCAGGGCTGA
- a CDS encoding NeuD/PglB/VioB family sugar acetyltransferase, whose product MSGPHGPATGAAPTETAPTETAPTEELLIVGAGGFARETAQAVRDAEAADLAAGRAPRRRLAGHLDDDPALHGREVDGVPVLGGTGLVHERPAARVVVCVGSPRDYGVRARLVRRLALPESRYATVVHPTAALSGSSVLGPGTVLLAHCVLTAAVRVGAHVAVMPHVVLTHDDEVGDFATLASGVRLGGGVRLGRGAYVGAGALVREYIEVGAWSLTGMGSTVLADVPAGEVWAGSPARRLREAGGPALDELRADELETGLRPETRMGSTAA is encoded by the coding sequence ATGAGCGGGCCCCACGGTCCCGCGACCGGGGCCGCCCCGACCGAGACCGCGCCGACCGAGACCGCGCCGACCGAGGAGCTGCTGATCGTCGGCGCGGGCGGCTTCGCCCGGGAGACCGCCCAGGCCGTACGGGACGCGGAGGCCGCCGACCTGGCGGCCGGCCGGGCCCCGCGCCGGCGGCTGGCCGGGCACCTGGACGACGACCCGGCGCTGCACGGACGGGAGGTCGACGGGGTGCCCGTCCTGGGCGGCACCGGCCTGGTGCACGAACGCCCGGCCGCCCGCGTGGTGGTCTGCGTCGGCAGCCCCCGCGACTACGGGGTACGGGCCCGCCTGGTGCGGCGCCTGGCCCTGCCCGAGAGCCGGTACGCCACCGTGGTCCACCCCACGGCGGCGCTCTCCGGATCCTCGGTCCTCGGACCGGGCACGGTGCTGCTCGCACACTGCGTCCTGACGGCCGCGGTACGGGTGGGGGCCCACGTGGCGGTCATGCCGCACGTGGTCCTCACCCACGACGACGAGGTCGGGGACTTCGCGACCCTGGCCTCCGGGGTCCGACTCGGCGGCGGGGTACGGCTGGGGCGCGGGGCCTACGTGGGCGCCGGCGCACTGGTCCGGGAGTACATCGAGGTCGGCGCCTGGTCGCTGACCGGGATGGGAAGCACGGTCCTGGCCGACGTACCGGCCGGCGAGGTGTGGGCCGGAAGCCCCGCCCGCCGGCTGCGCGAGGCGGGGGGCCCGGCGCTCGACGAGCTGCGGGCCGATGAGTTGGAGACCGGCCTCCGGCCGGAGACACGGATGGGGAGCACAGCCGCATGA
- a CDS encoding Gfo/Idh/MocA family protein — translation MKDTAKDAGRDAAGAGAGAGRTEPLGVAVVGAGYWGPNLVRNFQSSPEFRLRWLCDLNVDRARQVLGNYSTVQATADYAAVLADPEVEAVAVATPAGTHLDVALAALRAGKHVLVEKPLAATYEDGLRLVNEAEERGLTLMCDHTYCYTPAVARIRDMVRSGELGDIQFVDSVRINLGLVQKDIDVLWDLAPHDLSVLDFILPDNVHPVAVAAHGADPIGAGQSCVAYLTLQLNTGAIAHVHVNWLSPVKVRTTMVGGSKRTLVWDDLNPTQRVAVFDRGVDLTAPQEIGADERRDMLVSYRTGDMVAPALGEKEALRSMVEEFAASIRAGRPPLTDGRAGLQVLDILEAASRSLEFKGAVVGLRTGR, via the coding sequence GTGAAGGACACCGCGAAGGACGCCGGGCGGGACGCCGCGGGCGCAGGTGCGGGTGCGGGACGGACCGAGCCGTTAGGGGTCGCCGTCGTCGGAGCGGGCTACTGGGGCCCCAATCTCGTCCGCAACTTCCAGTCCAGTCCGGAGTTCAGGCTCCGCTGGCTCTGTGATCTGAATGTCGACCGGGCCCGGCAGGTGCTCGGCAATTACTCGACGGTCCAGGCGACCGCCGACTACGCGGCGGTCCTGGCCGACCCCGAGGTCGAGGCCGTCGCCGTGGCCACCCCGGCCGGAACCCACCTCGACGTGGCCCTGGCGGCCCTGCGCGCCGGCAAGCACGTGCTCGTGGAGAAGCCGCTCGCCGCCACCTACGAGGACGGGCTGCGGCTGGTGAACGAGGCCGAGGAACGCGGCCTCACACTGATGTGCGACCACACCTACTGCTACACCCCGGCGGTGGCCCGCATCCGGGACATGGTCCGCTCCGGTGAACTCGGTGACATCCAGTTCGTGGACTCGGTCAGGATCAACCTCGGACTGGTCCAGAAGGACATCGACGTCCTGTGGGACCTGGCCCCCCACGACCTCTCGGTGCTCGACTTCATCCTCCCGGACAACGTCCACCCGGTCGCCGTCGCCGCGCACGGGGCCGACCCGATCGGGGCCGGCCAGTCCTGCGTGGCCTATCTGACGCTCCAGCTCAACACGGGCGCCATCGCGCACGTCCACGTCAACTGGCTGTCCCCGGTGAAGGTTCGCACCACCATGGTCGGCGGCTCCAAGCGCACCCTGGTGTGGGACGACCTCAACCCCACCCAGCGGGTCGCGGTGTTCGACCGGGGCGTCGACCTCACGGCCCCGCAGGAGATCGGCGCGGACGAGCGCCGCGACATGCTCGTCTCCTACCGGACCGGCGACATGGTGGCACCCGCGCTCGGCGAGAAGGAGGCCCTGCGCAGCATGGTCGAGGAATTCGCCGCGTCGATCAGGGCGGGGCGACCGCCGCTCACCGACGGCCGGGCGGGACTCCAGGTCCTCGACATCCTCGAAGCGGCTTCCCGCAGCCTGGAGTTCAAGGGCGCCGTCGTCGGACTGCGCACCGGACGTTGA
- a CDS encoding DUF4082 domain-containing protein: MNRRTRLLRYGLFTVVAALMAAALPPSVAVAADPCGPGSNAIVCENSKAGTPMSDWFAPSAYGDIKGFPAQTSVQAGETLQFKVQSPTAYKVSVYRLGHYGGDGARLMSTAAQAAQTYPANFPQGGNPKSCTTKPSTGLVDCGNWPVTSTWTVPSDAVSGLYIANFDQADGNGVMPYPFVVRNDSSHSDIVVQTSDQTWQAYNNYGGQDLYDGAGPAPDGRAYEVSYNRPMDIGGENGIYGSEYQMVAWLERNGYDVSYMSGIDMSTKGATQLQNHKVFMSSGHDEYWTQDQFTNALNARHAGVNQTYFAGNEVFWKTRLAPSIDGANTANRTLVCYKETKLSFPQPNGIPDPSGIWTGTFMDPASATNGRPFQPQNQVTGSLFSVNGYRSDAITVPGAYAKMRLWRGTTVANLTPSQTATFPVGTLGYEWDSDVEDAARPAGQIAMSSTTVDITDGKYRLDYGNTYGNGTATHSLVAFRDQTSNALVFGSGTVQWSWGLTNMPTGNPDDAVVTEDKRMQQATVNIFADMGVQPKSPQTNLVVATASTDHTGPAITVTSPAANATVPALRPVTITGTATDSGGGVVARVEVSTDGGTTWKATTGVGSWSYKWTPMMPGSAQIKVRAVDDSVNIGATTTVPLTVGPQQCPCTVWPAAAVPGTVNAGDGSAVELGVKVRSSVPGSITGVRFYKSPANTGTHTGSLWSSSGQRLATGTFTNETASGWQQLNFSSPIPVKANTTYIASYFAPNGGYSYDATFASADAGLAPFTALKSGTDGGNGVYRYSGTGGFPSTASSGSNYWVDAVLDTATASTTPPTVTSTSPQSAATGTAITASVKATFSSAVDADTLVFTVKDPGGATVPGSKVLDVSNSATFTPSTELALNTTYTASVQVADLWGNAMAAPVTWTFTTSTSPPAVNCPCTLWGPNATPTTANVGDDTNSVELGTRFQSTVGGYVTGISFYKGPGNTGTHTGSLWKADGTLLATGTFGSETLSGWQQLHFTTPVAVTANTEYVASYHAPNGKYSVDGGYFGAAHRSYPLVAPADGGGAGNGNGLYKYGAATVFPNNTFGSVNYWVGPVFTTTAPAPLAEGSTEVSGQ, from the coding sequence ATGAACAGACGGACAAGGCTGCTGCGGTACGGGCTCTTCACCGTGGTGGCAGCGCTGATGGCGGCGGCGTTGCCGCCATCGGTGGCGGTCGCGGCGGACCCGTGCGGCCCCGGCTCCAACGCGATCGTGTGCGAGAACTCGAAGGCGGGCACGCCGATGTCCGACTGGTTCGCACCCAGCGCCTACGGCGACATCAAGGGTTTCCCGGCCCAGACGAGCGTGCAGGCGGGCGAGACCCTGCAGTTCAAGGTCCAGTCGCCGACCGCCTACAAGGTCTCGGTCTACCGGCTCGGCCACTACGGGGGTGACGGGGCCCGCCTGATGTCCACCGCGGCCCAGGCCGCCCAGACCTACCCCGCCAACTTCCCCCAGGGCGGCAACCCGAAGAGCTGCACCACCAAGCCGTCCACCGGTCTGGTCGACTGCGGCAACTGGCCGGTCACCTCGACCTGGACGGTGCCCTCCGACGCCGTCTCCGGCCTCTACATAGCCAACTTCGACCAGGCGGACGGCAACGGGGTCATGCCCTACCCGTTCGTGGTCCGCAACGACTCCAGTCACTCCGACATCGTCGTGCAGACCAGCGACCAGACCTGGCAGGCGTACAACAACTACGGCGGCCAGGACCTGTACGACGGCGCCGGACCCGCGCCCGACGGCCGTGCCTACGAGGTCAGTTACAACCGGCCGATGGACATCGGCGGCGAGAACGGGATCTACGGATCCGAGTACCAGATGGTCGCCTGGCTGGAGCGCAACGGGTACGACGTCAGCTACATGTCGGGCATCGACATGTCGACCAAGGGCGCCACCCAGCTGCAGAACCACAAGGTGTTCATGTCCTCGGGGCACGACGAGTACTGGACCCAGGACCAGTTCACCAACGCCCTGAACGCACGCCACGCGGGCGTCAACCAGACCTACTTCGCCGGCAACGAGGTCTTCTGGAAGACCCGGCTGGCCCCCAGCATCGACGGGGCCAACACGGCCAACCGGACCCTGGTCTGCTACAAGGAGACCAAGCTCTCCTTCCCGCAGCCCAACGGAATCCCCGACCCGAGCGGGATCTGGACCGGCACCTTCATGGACCCGGCCAGCGCCACGAACGGCCGGCCCTTCCAGCCGCAGAACCAGGTCACCGGCTCGCTGTTCAGCGTGAACGGCTACCGCAGCGACGCGATCACCGTCCCCGGCGCCTACGCCAAGATGCGCCTGTGGCGGGGCACCACCGTCGCGAACCTGACCCCCTCCCAGACCGCCACCTTCCCCGTCGGCACGCTCGGCTACGAGTGGGACAGCGACGTGGAGGACGCGGCGCGCCCGGCCGGGCAGATCGCGATGTCCTCCACCACGGTGGACATCACCGACGGCAAGTACCGTCTGGACTACGGCAACACGTACGGCAACGGGACCGCGACGCACAGCCTGGTCGCCTTCCGCGACCAGACCTCGAACGCCCTGGTCTTCGGCTCCGGCACCGTGCAGTGGTCCTGGGGCCTGACCAACATGCCGACCGGGAATCCGGACGACGCGGTGGTCACCGAGGACAAGCGGATGCAGCAGGCGACGGTCAACATCTTCGCCGACATGGGGGTCCAGCCCAAGTCCCCGCAGACCAACCTGGTGGTGGCCACCGCCTCCACCGACCACACCGGCCCGGCCATCACCGTGACCAGCCCCGCGGCGAACGCCACCGTGCCCGCCCTGCGGCCCGTGACGATCACCGGCACCGCCACCGACAGCGGCGGCGGAGTCGTCGCCCGGGTGGAGGTCTCCACCGACGGCGGAACCACTTGGAAGGCCACCACGGGCGTGGGGTCCTGGAGCTACAAGTGGACCCCGATGATGCCCGGTTCCGCGCAGATCAAGGTCCGCGCGGTGGACGACAGCGTCAACATCGGCGCCACCACCACCGTGCCGCTGACCGTGGGCCCCCAGCAGTGCCCCTGCACCGTATGGCCCGCTGCGGCCGTGCCGGGCACGGTGAACGCCGGAGACGGCAGCGCCGTGGAACTCGGAGTCAAGGTCCGCTCCTCGGTGCCCGGTTCGATCACGGGCGTCCGCTTCTACAAGTCCCCGGCCAACACCGGCACCCACACGGGCAGCCTGTGGAGCAGCTCCGGCCAGCGCCTGGCCACGGGCACCTTCACCAACGAGACGGCCTCGGGCTGGCAGCAGCTCAACTTCTCCTCGCCGATCCCCGTCAAGGCCAACACCACCTACATCGCCTCGTACTTCGCCCCCAACGGCGGATACTCCTACGACGCCACCTTCGCCTCGGCCGACGCCGGGCTGGCTCCGTTCACCGCGCTCAAGAGCGGCACCGACGGCGGAAACGGCGTCTACCGCTACAGCGGCACCGGCGGCTTCCCCTCCACCGCCTCCTCCGGCAGCAACTACTGGGTGGACGCGGTCCTGGACACCGCCACCGCGAGCACGACGCCCCCGACCGTCACCTCGACCAGCCCGCAGTCCGCGGCCACCGGCACGGCGATCACCGCGAGCGTGAAGGCCACCTTCAGCTCGGCCGTGGACGCCGACACCCTGGTGTTCACCGTCAAGGACCCCGGCGGCGCCACCGTCCCCGGAAGCAAGGTCCTCGACGTCTCCAACAGCGCCACCTTCACCCCGTCCACCGAACTGGCGCTGAACACCACCTACACGGCATCGGTGCAGGTCGCCGACCTGTGGGGCAACGCCATGGCCGCACCGGTCACCTGGACCTTCACCACGAGCACGAGCCCGCCGGCGGTGAACTGCCCCTGCACCCTGTGGGGTCCGAACGCCACCCCGACCACCGCCAACGTCGGCGACGACACCAACTCCGTGGAACTGGGCACCCGTTTCCAGTCCACGGTCGGCGGCTACGTCACGGGCATCAGCTTCTACAAGGGCCCCGGGAACACCGGCACGCACACCGGCAGCCTCTGGAAGGCCGACGGCACGCTCCTGGCCACCGGAACCTTCGGCAGCGAGACCCTGTCCGGCTGGCAGCAGCTGCACTTCACCACCCCGGTGGCCGTCACCGCGAACACCGAGTACGTGGCCTCGTACCACGCGCCGAACGGCAAGTACTCGGTGGACGGCGGCTACTTCGGCGCCGCGCACCGCTCCTACCCGCTCGTGGCCCCGGCCGACGGCGGCGGCGCGGGCAACGGCAACGGTCTCTACAAGTACGGGGCGGCCACGGTCTTCCCGAACAACACCTTCGGATCGGTGAACTACTGGGTCGGCCCGGTCTTCACCACCACGGCCCCCGCCCCGCTCGCGGAGGGATCCACGGAGGTGTCCGGCCAGTGA